One window of Saccharopolyspora phatthalungensis genomic DNA carries:
- the rpmG gene encoding 50S ribosomal protein L33 — protein MAATDVRPKITLACEECKHRNYITNKNRRNDPDRLEMKKFCPNCGTHKLHKETR, from the coding sequence GTGGCCGCCACCGACGTCCGACCCAAGATCACGCTGGCGTGCGAGGAGTGCAAGCACCGCAACTACATCACCAACAAGAACCGGCGCAACGACCCGGACCGCTTGGAGATGAAGAAGTTCTGCCCGAACTGCGGTACGCACAAGCTGCACAAGGAAACCCGCTGA
- a CDS encoding MaoC family dehydratase N-terminal domain-containing protein, giving the protein MPLDQSFIGREYPPTEPYEVGREKIREFATAIKDDSPLYRDTDAAKAAGYPDVIAPPTFAVILSMAAHDVIVEDPQLGLDYGRVVHGQQEFTHHRPIRAGDRLVTVVHVDDVKARAGNDFLTVRAEIVTVAGEPVCTAKSMLVARGTADEEAS; this is encoded by the coding sequence GTGCCGCTTGACCAGTCATTCATCGGACGTGAGTACCCACCCACCGAGCCCTACGAGGTGGGCCGGGAGAAAATCCGCGAGTTCGCCACCGCGATCAAGGACGACTCCCCGCTGTACCGCGATACCGACGCCGCGAAGGCCGCCGGATACCCGGACGTGATCGCTCCGCCGACGTTCGCGGTGATCCTGTCGATGGCCGCGCACGACGTGATCGTCGAAGACCCGCAACTCGGCCTGGACTACGGCCGCGTGGTGCACGGGCAGCAGGAGTTCACCCACCACCGGCCGATCCGGGCCGGTGACCGGCTCGTCACGGTGGTGCACGTGGACGACGTGAAAGCCCGCGCGGGCAACGACTTTCTGACGGTGCGGGCGGAAATCGTAACTGTCGCGGGCGAGCCGGTGTGCACCGCGAAGTCGATGCTGGTGGCCCGCGGCACGGCCGACGAGGAGGCGTCATGA
- a CDS encoding MaoC family dehydratase, translating to MSVRMSEVAVGDLLPELSVPLTRADLVRYAGASGDFNPIHWNERFATEVGLPDVIAHGMLTMAVAGRLISRWTGDPGAILHYGVRFTRPVVVPDDGTGALVEVTGKIATKNDDGTVKVNITARSADQGVLGGATAIVRLPE from the coding sequence ATGAGCGTGCGGATGTCCGAGGTCGCCGTCGGCGACCTGCTGCCGGAGCTGAGCGTCCCGCTCACCCGCGCCGACCTGGTCCGCTACGCGGGGGCCTCCGGCGACTTCAACCCGATCCACTGGAACGAGCGGTTCGCCACCGAGGTCGGCCTGCCCGATGTGATCGCGCACGGCATGCTCACCATGGCCGTTGCCGGTCGCCTGATCAGCCGGTGGACCGGCGACCCGGGCGCGATCTTGCACTACGGGGTCCGCTTCACCCGGCCGGTGGTGGTCCCCGATGACGGCACCGGCGCGCTGGTCGAGGTGACCGGCAAGATCGCGACGAAGAACGACGACGGGACCGTCAAGGTCAACATCACGGCGCGCAGCGCGGACCAGGGCGTTCTCGGCGGCGCCACCGCCATCGTCCGCCTCCCCGAATAG
- a CDS encoding pyridoxal phosphate-dependent aminotransferase, translating into MAAPQTDQQTKSRVSARIGGISESATLAVDAKAKALKAAGRPVIGFGAGEPDFPTPQAIVDAAIAACSDPKNHRYSPAAGLPELREAIATKTRRDSDYTVQASQVLVTNGGKQAVYQAFQTLIDPGDEVLLPAPYWTTYPEAITLPGGVPVVVSADESTGYLVSVEQLEAARTPRTKVLLFNSPSNPTGAIYPPEQVEAIGRWAVEHGIWVVTDEIYEHLVYGDARHVSMPTVVPELADTCVVLNGVAKTYAMTGWRVGWMIGPSDVIKAASNLQSHLSSNVANVSQRAALEAVSGSLDAVAEMRSAFDRRRRKMVELLSAIPGVSCPEPQGAFYAYPSVKSLLGKEIRGLRPQTSVELAALVLEQAEVAVVPGEAFGTPGYFRLSYALGDEDLVTGVTRMAELLAEAK; encoded by the coding sequence ATGGCCGCACCTCAGACAGACCAACAGACCAAGTCGCGGGTCTCCGCGCGGATCGGCGGGATCAGCGAGTCCGCCACGCTGGCCGTGGACGCCAAGGCGAAGGCCCTCAAGGCGGCCGGCCGACCGGTGATCGGGTTCGGCGCCGGCGAGCCGGACTTCCCGACGCCGCAGGCGATCGTGGACGCCGCCATCGCCGCCTGCTCCGACCCGAAGAACCACCGCTACAGCCCGGCGGCCGGCCTGCCGGAGCTGCGCGAGGCCATCGCCACGAAGACCCGGCGCGATTCCGACTACACCGTGCAGGCCAGTCAGGTGCTGGTGACCAATGGCGGCAAGCAGGCCGTCTACCAGGCGTTTCAGACCCTGATCGACCCGGGCGACGAGGTCCTGCTGCCCGCGCCGTACTGGACCACCTACCCCGAGGCGATCACCCTGCCGGGCGGTGTTCCGGTGGTGGTGTCCGCCGACGAGTCGACCGGTTACCTGGTCTCCGTCGAGCAGTTGGAGGCCGCGCGGACCCCGCGCACCAAGGTGCTGCTGTTCAACTCGCCGTCGAACCCGACCGGCGCCATCTACCCGCCGGAGCAGGTCGAGGCGATCGGCCGCTGGGCCGTGGAGCACGGCATCTGGGTGGTCACCGACGAGATCTACGAGCACCTGGTCTACGGCGACGCCCGGCATGTCTCGATGCCCACCGTGGTGCCCGAGCTCGCCGACACCTGCGTGGTGCTCAACGGGGTCGCCAAGACCTACGCCATGACCGGTTGGCGGGTGGGCTGGATGATCGGCCCGTCGGACGTCATCAAGGCCGCGAGTAACTTGCAGTCGCACCTGTCGTCCAACGTCGCCAACGTCTCGCAGCGGGCCGCACTGGAAGCCGTCAGCGGCTCGCTGGACGCGGTCGCGGAGATGCGCTCGGCGTTCGACCGCCGCCGCCGCAAGATGGTCGAACTGCTCTCGGCGATCCCCGGCGTCAGCTGCCCGGAGCCGCAGGGCGCGTTCTACGCGTACCCGTCGGTGAAGAGCCTGTTGGGCAAGGAGATCCGCGGTCTCCGGCCGCAGACCAGCGTGGAGCTGGCCGCCCTGGTGCTGGAGCAGGCCGAGGTCGCGGTCGTCCCGGGCGAGGCTTTCGGCACGCCTGGCTACTTCCGCCTCTCCTACGCCCTGGGCGACGAGGACCTCGTCACCGGCGTGACTCGAATGGCTGAACTTCTCGCCGAAGCCAAGTAA
- the secE gene encoding preprotein translocase subunit SecE — translation MSEDREQEQGGARNDAARPSSAAARRERRASARPAGRKGRSGESGPAGADPARTTESKGRPTPSRDGRQGRVSLFRKVGRFLREVVAELRKVIWPTRKALTTYTLVVLVFVSIMVAFVAGVDVLFARGVGWLFGSG, via the coding sequence GTGAGCGAGGACCGCGAGCAGGAGCAGGGCGGAGCGCGTAATGACGCTGCCCGTCCGTCCAGCGCCGCGGCGCGGCGCGAGCGCCGTGCCTCCGCCCGCCCGGCCGGTCGCAAGGGCCGGTCCGGCGAGTCGGGTCCGGCCGGAGCCGACCCGGCGCGCACAACTGAGTCGAAGGGTCGACCGACCCCCTCGCGGGACGGTCGGCAGGGTCGGGTTTCGCTGTTCCGGAAGGTCGGACGCTTCCTGCGCGAGGTCGTCGCCGAACTGCGCAAGGTCATCTGGCCGACGCGCAAGGCGCTGACGACCTACACCCTCGTGGTGCTGGTTTTCGTCAGCATCATGGTGGCGTTCGTGGCCGGCGTGGACGTGCTCTTCGCCAGGGGCGTGGGCTGGCTGTTCGGCTCCGGCTGA
- the nusG gene encoding transcription termination/antitermination protein NusG — protein MTSHEGQESTGLTDEQVQPEADQVEATADSVDAVDSADGAESGEDTGSADETEAPAEAEAASADETDETAEEEPDPVEELRAALRRAPGDWYVVHSYAGYENKVKTNLETRAQTLDVEDFIFQVEVPTEEVTEIKNGQRKLVQRKVLPGYILVRMELNDASWSAVRNTPGVTGFVGATSKPSPLTIDEVLKFLAPQVEEKKAEAGKKTAAQAAAKPAVEVDFEVGESVTVMDGPFATLPATINEVNPDAQKLKVLVSIFGRETPVELSFNQVSKI, from the coding sequence GTGACCTCCCACGAGGGCCAGGAATCCACCGGCCTCACCGACGAGCAGGTGCAGCCCGAGGCCGACCAGGTCGAGGCGACCGCGGACTCGGTCGACGCAGTCGATTCCGCGGACGGCGCCGAGTCCGGCGAGGACACCGGTTCGGCCGACGAGACCGAGGCGCCGGCCGAGGCCGAGGCCGCGAGTGCCGATGAAACCGACGAAACCGCCGAGGAAGAGCCGGACCCGGTCGAGGAGCTCCGCGCCGCGCTGCGCCGCGCCCCGGGCGACTGGTACGTCGTGCACTCCTACGCGGGCTACGAGAACAAGGTCAAGACCAACCTCGAAACGCGGGCCCAGACGCTCGACGTCGAGGACTTCATCTTCCAGGTCGAGGTGCCGACCGAAGAGGTCACCGAGATCAAGAACGGCCAGCGCAAGCTGGTGCAGCGCAAGGTGCTGCCCGGCTACATCCTGGTGCGGATGGAGCTCAACGACGCGTCCTGGAGCGCGGTGCGGAACACGCCGGGCGTCACCGGCTTCGTCGGCGCCACCTCCAAGCCGTCGCCGCTGACCATCGACGAGGTGCTGAAGTTCCTGGCGCCGCAGGTCGAGGAGAAGAAGGCCGAGGCCGGCAAGAAGACCGCCGCCCAGGCTGCGGCCAAGCCCGCCGTCGAGGTCGACTTCGAGGTCGGCGAGTCCGTCACCGTGATGGACGGGCCGTTCGCGACACTGCCCGCGACGATCAACGAGGTCAACCCGGACGCCCAGAAGCTCAAGGTGCTGGTGTCGATCTTCGGCCGCGAAACGCCGGTTGAGCTGTCGTTCAACCAGGTTTCCAAGATCTGA
- the rplK gene encoding 50S ribosomal protein L11, with translation MPPKKKKLAAIIKLQIQAGQANPAPPVGPALGQHGVNIMEFCKAYNAATENQRGNVVPVEISVFEDRSFSFALKTPPAAKLLLKAAGVAKGSGEPHKTKVGKVSMDQVREIAQTKMADLNANDIDQAAKIIAGTARSMGLTVEG, from the coding sequence ATGCCGCCCAAGAAGAAGAAGCTCGCAGCGATCATCAAGCTGCAGATCCAGGCCGGCCAGGCCAACCCGGCCCCGCCGGTCGGCCCGGCGCTGGGTCAGCACGGCGTCAACATCATGGAGTTCTGCAAGGCCTACAACGCCGCCACGGAGAACCAGCGTGGCAACGTCGTGCCGGTCGAGATCTCCGTGTTCGAGGACCGCTCCTTCAGCTTCGCGCTGAAGACCCCGCCGGCCGCCAAGCTGCTGCTCAAGGCGGCGGGTGTGGCCAAGGGCAGCGGCGAGCCGCACAAGACCAAGGTCGGCAAGGTCTCTATGGACCAGGTCCGCGAGATCGCGCAGACCAAGATGGCCGACCTCAACGCCAACGACATCGACCAGGCCGCCAAGATCATCGCCGGCACCGCTCGGTCGATGGGCCTGACGGTCGAGGGCTGA
- the rplA gene encoding 50S ribosomal protein L1, whose translation MAKRSKAYQQAAELVDRTRLYAPTEAAELAKKTAKVKYDATVEVALRLGVDPRKADQMVRGTVNLPHGTGKTARVIVFAVGDKAAEAEAAGADAIGSDDLIERIQGGWLDFDAAIATPDQMAKVGKIARVLGPRGLMPNPKTGTVTPNVTKAVADIKGGKINFRVDKQANLHFIIGKVSFDTAKLVENYAAALDEILRAKPSVSKGRYLKKVTFTTTMGPGIPVDPSATRGLSASA comes from the coding sequence ATGGCAAAGCGCAGCAAGGCATACCAGCAGGCGGCCGAGCTCGTCGATCGGACGCGGCTGTACGCGCCGACGGAAGCCGCCGAGCTGGCCAAGAAGACCGCCAAGGTCAAGTACGACGCCACCGTCGAGGTGGCGTTGCGGCTGGGCGTCGACCCCCGCAAGGCAGACCAGATGGTCCGCGGCACCGTGAACCTGCCGCACGGCACTGGTAAGACTGCCCGCGTCATCGTGTTCGCCGTCGGCGACAAGGCCGCTGAGGCCGAGGCCGCCGGTGCGGACGCGATTGGTTCCGATGACCTGATCGAGCGCATTCAGGGCGGCTGGCTCGATTTCGACGCGGCGATCGCCACCCCGGACCAGATGGCCAAGGTCGGCAAGATCGCGCGGGTGCTCGGCCCGCGCGGCCTGATGCCGAACCCGAAGACCGGCACCGTCACCCCGAACGTCACCAAGGCGGTCGCGGACATCAAGGGCGGTAAGATCAACTTCCGCGTCGACAAGCAGGCCAACCTGCACTTCATCATCGGCAAGGTGTCCTTCGACACCGCGAAGCTGGTGGAGAACTACGCGGCGGCGCTGGACGAGATCCTGCGCGCCAAGCCGTCGGTGTCGAAGGGCCGGTACCTGAAGAAGGTCACCTTCACCACGACGATGGGACCGGGCATCCCGGTGGACCCGAGCGCGACTCGCGGTCTGTCGGCCTCTGCCTGA
- the rplJ gene encoding 50S ribosomal protein L10, whose product MAKPDKVDAVTEIAERFNTATAAVVTEYRGLSMAKLSELRRALGAGATYRVAKNTLVKRAAEQSGVEGLDDLFVGPTAIAFVEGEPVDAAKALKEFAKDNNALVIKGGYMDGRALSVSEVESIADLDSREVTLSKLAGAMKAKMGQAAALFAAPATKVARLAVALQDKKGDADA is encoded by the coding sequence ATGGCGAAGCCCGACAAGGTTGATGCGGTCACCGAGATCGCGGAGCGGTTCAACACCGCGACCGCTGCCGTCGTGACCGAGTACCGCGGGCTGTCCATGGCGAAGCTGTCTGAGCTGCGCCGTGCCCTCGGTGCGGGCGCGACCTACCGTGTCGCGAAGAACACGCTGGTCAAGCGTGCCGCCGAGCAGTCCGGCGTCGAAGGCCTCGACGACCTGTTCGTCGGTCCGACCGCCATCGCCTTCGTGGAGGGCGAGCCGGTCGACGCGGCCAAGGCGCTGAAAGAGTTCGCCAAGGACAACAACGCCCTGGTGATCAAGGGCGGTTACATGGACGGCCGCGCGCTGTCCGTGTCCGAGGTCGAGAGCATTGCCGACCTCGACTCCCGCGAGGTCACCCTGTCCAAGTTGGCCGGTGCCATGAAGGCCAAGATGGGCCAGGCCGCCGCGCTGTTCGCCGCGCCGGCGACCAAGGTGGCTCGGTTGGCTGTCGCCCTGCAGGACAAGAAGGGCGACGCCGACGCCTGA
- the rplL gene encoding 50S ribosomal protein L7/L12: MAKLSNEELLDIFKEMTLLELTGFVKEFEETFDVTAAAPAAVVAGPAAGGAAPAAEEQDEFDVVLEGAGDKKIQVIKVVREIVSGLGLKEAKELVEGAPKPILEKVDKEKAEEAKGKLEDAGASVSLK, encoded by the coding sequence GTGGCGAAGCTGAGCAACGAAGAGCTGTTGGACATCTTCAAGGAGATGACCCTCCTGGAGCTGACGGGCTTCGTGAAGGAGTTCGAGGAGACCTTCGACGTCACCGCCGCCGCCCCGGCCGCGGTCGTGGCCGGCCCGGCCGCCGGTGGCGCTGCCCCGGCCGCTGAGGAGCAGGACGAGTTCGACGTCGTCCTCGAGGGCGCTGGCGACAAGAAGATCCAGGTCATCAAGGTCGTCCGCGAGATCGTTTCGGGCCTGGGCCTGAAGGAGGCCAAGGAGCTCGTCGAGGGCGCCCCGAAGCCGATCCTGGAGAAGGTCGACAAGGAGAAGGCCGAAGAAGCCAAGGGCAAGCTGGAAGACGCCGGCGCGTCGGTCTCCCTCAAGTGA
- a CDS encoding ABC transporter ATP-binding protein: protein MGVEVVVDGLSKSFGAQTIWRDVTLTLPPGEISVLLGPSGTGKSVFLKSLVGLLKPESGRVVINGVDICTCSERKLYEIRKLFGVLFQDGALFGSMNLYDNIAFPLREHTRKSEAEIRNVVLEKMEMVGLLGAEEKVPGEISGGMRKRAGLARALVLDPEIILFDEPDSGLDPVRTALLNQLIVDLNAQIDATFLIVTHDINTARTVPDNIGMLFSRNLVMFGPREVLLTSTEPVVEQFLNGRPQGPIGMSEEKDAAQAAAELAQLRGADLGVPQIMPQLEVTPGLPDRTAVGRRKDRVLRQLHTLAPAAQQEILKTLTPEELARCGFAGPATGVWPQRTEPVQVRGPGWPPAADVAEVPQRVRPSPRPRQPEPAPAEPPWHAGYRPEPAEQPRRRWFGRKRGEP from the coding sequence ATGGGCGTCGAGGTGGTCGTCGACGGACTGTCGAAGTCCTTCGGCGCGCAGACCATCTGGCGGGATGTCACGCTGACGCTTCCTCCCGGCGAGATCAGCGTGCTGCTGGGGCCGTCCGGCACCGGGAAATCGGTGTTCCTGAAGTCCCTGGTCGGTTTGCTGAAACCGGAGTCGGGGCGGGTGGTCATCAACGGGGTGGACATCTGCACCTGTTCGGAACGCAAGCTCTACGAGATCCGCAAGCTATTCGGCGTGCTGTTCCAGGACGGTGCGCTGTTCGGTTCAATGAACCTGTACGACAACATCGCGTTCCCGCTTCGCGAGCACACCCGCAAGAGCGAGGCCGAAATCCGCAATGTGGTGCTTGAGAAGATGGAGATGGTCGGTCTTCTCGGTGCCGAGGAGAAGGTGCCCGGCGAAATTTCCGGCGGCATGCGAAAGCGGGCCGGGCTGGCCCGCGCGCTGGTGCTGGATCCCGAGATCATTTTGTTCGACGAGCCGGATTCCGGGCTCGACCCGGTGCGCACCGCGCTGCTGAACCAGTTGATCGTCGACCTGAATGCGCAGATCGACGCGACGTTCCTGATCGTCACGCACGACATCAACACCGCGCGGACGGTGCCGGACAACATCGGCATGCTGTTCAGCCGCAACCTGGTGATGTTCGGGCCGCGCGAGGTGCTGCTCACCTCGACCGAGCCGGTGGTGGAGCAGTTCCTCAACGGCCGGCCGCAGGGCCCGATCGGGATGAGCGAGGAGAAAGACGCCGCACAGGCCGCGGCCGAGCTGGCGCAATTGCGCGGCGCCGATCTCGGCGTGCCGCAGATCATGCCGCAGTTGGAAGTCACGCCGGGGCTGCCGGACCGCACGGCGGTCGGCCGTCGCAAGGACCGCGTACTGCGCCAACTTCACACGCTGGCCCCGGCCGCCCAGCAGGAGATCCTGAAGACACTGACCCCGGAGGAGCTGGCGCGCTGCGGCTTCGCCGGTCCGGCGACCGGGGTATGGCCGCAGCGGACCGAACCGGTGCAAGTGCGGGGCCCGGGTTGGCCACCGGCCGCGGACGTCGCCGAAGTGCCGCAGCGGGTACGCCCGTCGCCGCGGCCGAGGCAGCCGGAACCGGCTCCGGCGGAACCGCCGTGGCACGCCGGATACCGGCCGGAACCGGCCGAGCAACCACGACGTCGTTGGTTTGGTCGTAAGCGGGGTGAGCCGTGA
- a CDS encoding MlaE family ABC transporter permease yields the protein MSAPSQPRFPGAGGLRETGRLFALALDVARAMPSRPFQIREFIQQCWFIASVTILPTALVSIPFGAVIALQLGSLTRQIGAQSFTGAASVLAIIQQASPIVTALLIAGAGGSAICADLGSRKIRDEIDAMEVLGVSPIQRLVVPRVLAAMLVALLLNGMVSVVGVLGGYTFNVIMQGGTPGAYMASFNALAQLSDLWIGELKAVIFGFLAGVVAAYRGLRPPPGPKGVGDAVNQSVAITFLLLFAVNFVLTTLYLQLVPPKGM from the coding sequence GTGAGCGCGCCATCCCAGCCGCGATTTCCGGGCGCGGGTGGGCTGCGTGAGACCGGTCGGCTTTTCGCCCTGGCGCTGGACGTGGCGCGGGCGATGCCCAGCCGACCGTTCCAGATCCGCGAGTTCATCCAGCAGTGCTGGTTCATCGCGAGCGTGACGATCCTGCCGACCGCGCTGGTGTCCATCCCGTTCGGCGCGGTGATCGCGCTCCAGCTCGGCTCGCTGACCAGGCAGATCGGCGCACAGTCGTTCACCGGCGCGGCGAGCGTGCTGGCGATCATCCAGCAGGCCAGCCCGATCGTGACCGCGCTGCTGATCGCCGGGGCCGGTGGTTCGGCGATCTGCGCCGACCTGGGTTCCCGCAAGATCCGGGACGAAATCGACGCCATGGAGGTGCTGGGCGTCTCGCCGATCCAGCGGCTCGTGGTGCCGCGCGTGCTGGCCGCGATGCTGGTGGCGCTGTTGCTTAACGGCATGGTCAGCGTGGTCGGCGTGCTGGGCGGCTACACGTTCAACGTGATCATGCAGGGCGGCACGCCGGGCGCGTACATGGCGAGCTTCAACGCGCTGGCGCAGCTGTCGGACCTCTGGATCGGCGAACTCAAGGCGGTGATCTTCGGATTCCTGGCCGGGGTGGTGGCGGCCTACCGGGGCCTGCGCCCGCCGCCCGGCCCGAAGGGCGTCGGAGACGCCGTGAACCAGTCGGTGGCGATCACCTTCCTGCTGCTGTTCGCGGTGAACTTCGTGCTGACCACGCTCTACCTGCAACTCGTGCCACCAAAGGGAATGTGA
- a CDS encoding MlaE family ABC transporter permease, whose translation MVTISRRAKRAARRPLEMLDDLGDQMSFYLRSLAWIPRAITRYAKETLRLLAEVSFGSGALAVIGGTVGVMIGLTLFTGTVVGLQGFAALDQLGTSAFAGFVSAYFNTREIAPLVAGLALSATVGSGFTAQLGAMRISDEIDALEVMGVPSLPYLVTTRVIAGFIAVIPLYVLGLLTSYIAARAVTIYLYGQSAGTYDHYFNLFLPPEDVLWSFGKVLVFSVVVIMTHCYYGYRASGGPAGVGIAVGRAVRTAIVTTALLDFFLSLAIWGTTTTVRITG comes from the coding sequence ATGGTGACGATCTCGCGGCGTGCGAAGCGCGCGGCTCGGCGGCCGCTGGAGATGCTGGACGACCTGGGCGACCAGATGTCGTTCTACCTCCGGTCGCTGGCCTGGATCCCGCGGGCGATCACCCGCTACGCCAAGGAAACGCTGCGGCTGCTCGCCGAGGTCAGCTTCGGCAGCGGTGCGCTGGCGGTGATCGGCGGCACGGTCGGCGTGATGATCGGCCTGACACTTTTCACCGGCACGGTGGTCGGCCTGCAGGGCTTCGCCGCGCTGGACCAGCTCGGGACCTCGGCATTCGCCGGTTTCGTCTCGGCGTACTTCAACACCCGAGAGATCGCGCCGCTGGTGGCCGGGTTGGCGCTGTCGGCCACGGTGGGGTCCGGCTTCACCGCGCAGTTGGGGGCGATGCGGATCTCCGACGAGATCGACGCCCTGGAAGTGATGGGCGTGCCGAGCCTGCCGTACCTGGTGACCACCCGAGTGATCGCCGGGTTCATCGCGGTGATCCCGCTGTATGTGCTGGGGCTGCTGACGTCATACATCGCCGCCCGCGCGGTCACGATCTACCTCTACGGCCAGTCCGCCGGTACCTACGACCACTACTTCAACCTGTTCCTGCCGCCCGAGGACGTGCTGTGGTCCTTTGGGAAGGTGCTGGTCTTCAGCGTGGTGGTGATCATGACGCACTGCTACTACGGCTATCGCGCCAGCGGCGGCCCGGCCGGGGTCGGGATCGCGGTGGGCCGCGCGGTGCGCACCGCGATCGTGACCACCGCGCTGCTGGACTTCTTTCTCAGCCTCGCTATCTGGGGCACCACGACGACGGTTCGGATCACGGGATGA
- a CDS encoding MCE family protein has protein sequence MTLRVVRRRALGLALLLCMVLFVSVTVAIYQKAFASSVDVVLKAPSTGNQLLPESDVKVRGMVVGRVVRVTSTGDGAELRLALDPDQAAELPSNVSARLLPRTLFGERYVSLELPELPSTRSLASGDVIEQDRTRAGIELEQVLSDTMPVLQAVHPDDLAVTLNALDQALSGRGKPLGETLSRLNTYLDGLNPSVPDLRKNLRELVGVAETYEQAAPDVLEALDNFSTTARTLVAQRENLTALTGQLTTTSGDLTTFLRDNRQNIIRLGQTQRPTLDVLAKYAPEYPCFLRQMAEFAPRIRQAFGDGSAEPGLHITLEVTAHRGKYIPNQDEPEYADKRGPRCYHPAQLPDPVPEYPADGPFKDGSVPPPASRPSGGLNPPPTGQANRPASTSPQSTTWVNSPAERDMVATLLAPALGRDASDVPDWGSLLVGPVLRGAEVSYR, from the coding sequence ATGACGCTTCGGGTGGTGCGGCGCCGGGCGCTCGGTCTCGCGCTGCTGCTGTGCATGGTGCTGTTCGTCAGCGTGACCGTGGCGATCTATCAGAAGGCCTTCGCGTCCAGTGTGGACGTGGTGCTGAAAGCGCCGTCGACCGGCAACCAGCTGCTGCCGGAGTCGGACGTGAAGGTGCGCGGCATGGTCGTCGGCCGGGTGGTGCGCGTGACGTCCACAGGGGACGGTGCCGAGCTGCGGCTGGCGCTGGACCCGGACCAGGCGGCGGAGTTGCCGTCGAACGTGTCGGCGCGACTGCTGCCGAGGACATTGTTCGGCGAGCGGTACGTGTCGCTGGAACTTCCGGAGCTGCCCTCGACCAGGTCGCTGGCCTCCGGTGACGTGATCGAGCAGGACCGCACCCGCGCGGGCATCGAACTGGAGCAGGTGCTGTCCGACACGATGCCGGTGCTGCAGGCGGTGCACCCCGACGATCTGGCGGTGACGCTGAACGCGCTGGACCAGGCGCTGTCCGGGCGCGGCAAGCCGCTGGGCGAGACCTTGTCGCGGCTGAACACCTATCTCGACGGGCTCAACCCGTCCGTCCCGGACCTGCGGAAGAACCTGCGGGAACTGGTCGGTGTCGCGGAGACCTACGAACAGGCCGCCCCGGATGTGCTGGAGGCGCTGGACAATTTCAGCACCACGGCCCGGACCCTGGTGGCACAGCGGGAGAACCTGACCGCGCTGACCGGGCAGCTGACCACCACCTCCGGGGACCTGACCACGTTCCTGCGGGACAACCGGCAGAACATCATCCGGCTCGGCCAGACGCAGCGGCCGACGCTGGACGTGCTGGCAAAGTACGCCCCCGAGTACCCGTGCTTCCTGCGGCAGATGGCCGAATTCGCGCCGCGGATCCGGCAAGCGTTCGGCGACGGTTCGGCGGAACCGGGGCTGCACATCACCCTGGAGGTCACCGCGCATCGCGGCAAGTACATCCCGAACCAGGACGAGCCGGAGTACGCCGACAAGCGCGGACCGCGCTGCTACCACCCCGCGCAGCTGCCGGACCCGGTGCCGGAGTACCCGGCGGACGGGCCGTTCAAGGACGGCTCGGTCCCGCCGCCCGCGTCCCGGCCTTCCGGCGGCCTGAACCCGCCGCCAACGGGGCAGGCCAACCGGCCGGCGAGCACCTCGCCGCAGTCCACGACGTGGGTGAACTCCCCGGCGGAGCGGGACATGGTGGCGACGCTGCTGGCGCCCGCGCTGGGACGGGACGCGAGTGACGTGCCGGACTGGGGATCGCTGCTGGTCGGGCCCGTGCTGCGCGGAGCGGAGGTGAGCTACCGATGA